The genomic segment TGGGAGATGGCGATGACGCGCAACCCGAAGTTCGAGCCGGAGGAGCCCCTTCCGACTCTGATCAACGGTGACATCGCGCTCACGTCCACCCCGCCGAAGGACGGCACGGGCGCACGCGCCCAGGTCGTGCGCCGTCAGCCCGACGGTTCGTGGCTGCGCATTCTCGACCAGCCCGAGTTCATCCAGCCCAAGTAACCGAGTACCGCGTACCGGGGGAGATCCGTCATGGCCAAACGATGGTGGACGTTGGTGGTCGTCTGTGCGTCGACCTTCATGCTTCTGCTCGACGCCAC from the Streptomyces venezuelae genome contains:
- a CDS encoding YybH family protein; protein product: MSEYEKAYKPEDITRLFVERANKGDATGVAELYAEDAVVAFPPGQITQGREAIRKLWEMAMTRNPKFEPEEPLPTLINGDIALTSTPPKDGTGARAQVVRRQPDGSWLRILDQPEFIQPK